From Vigna angularis cultivar LongXiaoDou No.4 chromosome 11, ASM1680809v1, whole genome shotgun sequence:
ggaagttgaacgcaagtgatattagggaacatcttatctgtgatggtttcatacgaagttatacaacatggatatggcatggcgaattaacagactttccaactgtctctcaaactgaaaatgtttatgattccacaatggatatggaagatcaagcagaagaagacaacttagaggacatgatccgcgatgttggtgcagaagcttttgcccaagcacatgtgtatgaaacgatgtccactgatgcggagactcctttgtatgcgggttcaactaagttcacacggttgtcagcggtgttaaggctcatgaatttaaaggcgagcaatggatggagtgataagagttttacagaattgttgtcgttgttgaatgaaatgctgccagatggaaatacgttacccaatcgtaattatgatgcaaaaaaaattctttgtccgatgggtatggaatataaacggatacatgcatgtccgaatgattgcatattatataggaatgagaatgaagttttgataaagtgtccaaagtgtgggttatcacgatacaagtcaaaaaacaacggtgaagatggtggtcacacagaaaagaatggttctgctttgaaagtagtttggtaccttccactagttgccagacttaagcgtttgttcgcgaatcccaaagacgctaaaaacctaagatggcatgtgatgaatcaatattttttacatttcacttagtttattgtaccgaatttaatccgggaattgtgtttaaatgtccagtattttcctatttgtactaattgtgcttaaattgactagaaattcttattttgattaatttgaattatctaagcttaatatttgcattattaattgtaggaaaaattattggataaaatCCAGGGACTAATTTCTTTTGTGAAGTCATTAATTAGAAgcttttgaatttttgttttaatttggaaagaaagaaaggaatggTGTTACGGCGGGAATGGTAGCACTTAGCCCAGTGGTAGAAGTGATACACATGTTTCACGGCTGGATGGAAATtagcaaaaaaatttaagcACACATTCACACGGCTATAGCAAACTATGGGATGAATGAAGAGGTGTTGTCAGCATATGGATTCACTAAGGGGTTGCTATCACGAGGAGAAGGGtgcatttcattttatattttattcaattgtaAGAGAATGAGGCACACACCAAAACATCACATGCGTTTGGTATCAAAGGGGCCACCACCCAGTTTTATTCTGAACATTCTCCACTCAAGTTTTGTGTTGGCATTTAGTTGGATCTTTGGGAGCAATTCACGTACAAAAGGGAGGAGCTCCATGCTGCAAGATTCTGATCTCTCTGCTTCATCCACTACACACAAGCTTTCATCCTTCCATTGGTAAAAAGAACACACGGCCCTTGGACAAATATGGATCAGCAAAATATATGAAGGGATAAAAAGCGGGAGCAGCGACTGAAGGGAATATTATCCTCACTGAAAAGCCTGGCAGAGGACATGGAAAGGGGGCCATGACTGAACGGAAGAGATGGCTCATAGCTGGTTGGTTTTCCTTTTAAAAAGGAAGAGACACATAAGGATGGAGGTTACACTCTGAGTCTGGAGACTACTCTTAGTGACAGAACTCAAGATATACACTTCTCGGAGGAACTATCTCAATCACGCTTTGCTCTTGATCTTTGGAACGTTGTTTTTGGAAACAAGAGGTCTGCATCCAGCATGGGGAGGAAGGAGAAATCGAATAGTCCAGCCGTGACGTAACTCTTAGTTGCAGTGATCTCACTTGGAACATTTTCTTGGGGAGCTTGGAAGAGTtggtgtgcatgttgtcttctCTGGAAGTGGATTCAGCACTTCACCATTGAGTACTCTCTACCCTTTTGATTCCAAAGCTGACATGGTCACATTGTTTAGCATTAGATGTTTCCCTTATTTTCTTACATCCTGTTTTCATGCTTCTTGATTAACTGTAATGTTGTTTTGATGAATGAATGATAGAGAACAATTGGATTTTATCTGCATTTAGTAAAAGAAATCTGTCCAGCAGTCACCTTGGTTTTTCCTTGAGCAATTTGACTAAATAATTGAGTAATATATCTAGTTGAGAAACAAGAGAAATGTATCTTGCCACCCCTGAGATGTACACGTCCAACTGCTATAACCAAACTCCTGTGTAAAAGTGCAGCAGTTACTGCATTCCACGGTTTGCTGCCCCATTTTTAGAAGTTCATTTCCTTTAACTTGGTTCTCTTGGATTTACTGTGATGCAGGTTATTAAGGTAGTTCTCGGTACATTGTCATTTCCAGCAGCaagattttatttcttttggtttgttaGATGATTGAGGAGTGTAGGTGCTGTAATTTGCAAGggtcttaaaaaaaatcctttttcTAGTTATTTTCTTTGGTTAGTTCAAGTCTGCACCACCTTGCTGTTTTCAGAGATTTAATAATGCATGGCTGTTTAAAGAATGTTGTTTACGGTGATGGAGAAATGTTGGGCAGGGACATTGAATTGGAAGGGCAGCTGGTCCCATGTTTGAAAAGAAGGTGCTGATTTattttgaagagaatgtagtttttgtttaaaaatagtaGAAGTGTATGTTATTCACGTAATAGCAGTGTTGTGTGGTTAGGAAGGAGTAGGTGTTTGGCAATGGAGGAATGGTGTGTTGCCACGTCCAGTAGTGGAAAGAAGAAGTTGGTTTTGGCTTCTTCACTTCATGCTTTCACGTGATGGAGATGTATGGCTAGAAGACTTTAgcattcattttaatttattgtttaacCATAGGTGAAGAAAGGTGTGTTTACGTgtggaagaaaggaaagaaaggagAATGTTGTTTTGTCTTTAGTGAAGTAAGGAGAAGGAGGTGTATTGCTTGGCCTAGGAAAAGCCACGTAGAAAGCTAGCCATTTTACTTTGGATTTGGCACCAAAAGTGAGAGGCACGGTTTACGGTGGTAGAAGAAATTCCAaattcactttcttcttcatttacgTGAATGAATTGCTTTTcaattaagaaagaaagaaaaattttaattttcaatttaatttaatttacttttccACATTCAAAAACAAACATTCAAAACCCCCCTTTCGTGTGTGATCTGAAACTGAACCGCAAtgttggtccttgagagacgacctaggagtcacatcctagctaTGCTGCATTCTTAATtgtgcaatcaaatttgtatgcgGTGCGACCCGTATcagcatgcagatgagagaacaactgatgggctgcttcgtcatccagctgattcaaagcaatggaaaattattgatcaagaattcccccaatttggtgaagaatgtagaaatcttaggtttggcttagctactgatggaatgaatccatttggtaatttaagtaccaatcacagttgttggcccgttatactgataatttacaacttatctcctggattgtgcatgaaaagaaagtacatgatgttgtcaatgttgatatctggtccaaagcagcctggaaatgacatcgatgtttatctaaggccactagttgaagacttgaagttgttgtgggttgatggggttgaaatatttgatgcctttgcttcagaaactttcatgatgcatgccatgttattttgcaccattaatgacttcccagcttacggtaatttgtcggggtacagtgtgaagggtcataaagcatgtcctatatgtgaagaaaacactgcagctcaacaattaaaacacggaaggaagacagtgtatatgcgtcatcggcgatttttacaatctaatcatccatatcgaaggttaaagaaagcattcaatggagaacaagaaaaagacaatgcacccattccacttactggacttgaagttgctgagaaagttaataaagtacatcatatatttgggaaaacgtcgaagaagtcttctgtaacgaccccttggaagaagaaatcaatattctttgatcttccatattggtcaaagttagatgttagacattgcatagatgtcatgcatgttgagaaaaatgtctgtgatagcttgattggtacactactaaacatccagggaaaaacaaaagatggagtgaatgcgcgtttggatttggttgacatgaagatccgagaagagttggcaccaagagagattggtaaacgtacttatttgccccctgcatgttacacaatgtccaaacaagagaagataagtttttgtctttgtttaaagagtatcaaggtaccacaaggatactcttcaaatttcaagagcttagtgtcaatgcaggacttaaagcttgttggactgaagtctcacgattgccacgtcttaatgcaacagttgttaccagtggcaattcgtggaattttgcctaAAAAAGTTAGGCtgaccataactcgattgtgctcatttttctcgtcaatttgtagtaaagtcatcgatcctacaaagttagatgaacttcaaagcgaaattatcatcatcttgtgtcaactagaaatgtttttccctccatccttttttgacatcatggtgcatttacttgttcatttgatcagagaaataaagttgtgtggaccagtatacttaagatggatgtatcctattgagcgttatatgaagattttgaaagggtacgtcaaaaatcaatatcgtccagaaggttcgatgattgaaagatatattgctgaagaaagtattgagttttgctctgagtatatgactaaagcaaatccgataggagtccctcggacatcatggttgagtagatattctacaagtaaaagcatccgaggtgtgaatgtggtgacgaaaagtcgtgaagaattgatgcaagcacatttgtacatattaaacaacacagatgaagtgatcccatttttggaagcacaTAAAGCCGTTGTAAGGAACAACTATCcacgacaatcagagaaatggcagttgatggagcataacagaacattcttgtactggttcaaatctgaagtttcgAAAGAATCATGGTCCTCTGAGACTTTGTTGTGGTTAGCAAATggcttgaagtttgatgttgtatgttgtacaggctacgaaattaataattgcacattctatacaaaaactttggatgataaaagcacagtacaaaatagtggcgtcagtctagaagctgagtcacTACAGTTTTCaacatccaaagatcaaaatcctatagttggatccatgagatactatggtagaattgaagagatatttgaagttgattacactaagttttccgttgcactcttcaaatgtaagtgggtagacaataagagtggtgtcaaaatagatgaatctggtatgacacttgttgattttcgaaaggttggttatAGAGACGAACCGTtcatcatggcatatcaagcaagtcaggttttttatgtcaaagatcctgcgtctgaccattggtatgttgctctccaaggaaaaaggcaaattgaagataaagaagagaatatAAGTAATCTTCATATCGCTGACAgccatccatttaaaacgacaataaatttggatgacgaccctctaattgatgacatacaagcaatacgagaagatcacaatgaaggaatatatatatgaccaatccatatgattatgtatgaatttcatgtttgtgtaaatatttatggcaattgttaaataatatatgttattttataagtgctttatttatatatcatcttatttattgtgacagatatatggctgagtcacctcattcgtcaggcgatgaagtccccaccacttctagacggacgagaggagcaacgaggttacgacagcttatacttagaagaaatgcaggtgagaggacacctatcattattgacgtggtcactggagttgcatctggcccaaatgcagatgtatttaggtcttaccttggagtattggcacgtgatcgtatctctatacttactccatcctttgaccatgtttctgaggctgatcggaatctcatctggcaagatctattggtaagttaagcaatattgctccatcttctatattcattatattgataaatctgtattgatataaggttattactttctttgttgcagataacatttgatatgccaaacatcgagagcttaaggaataagtgtttatctgcaattgcagaaagatttcgagggtttaagacaaaattgacgtctagatatatatttggaccaaaaagtaatgaaaatccatgttccaaatattcagcaATTGACGAAGCAACATGGCGTCAGTTTGTAGAGCTTCGTTCATCCGAGGCGTGGCAGGTAAGTacagtaaaatcattcaattcatcattcataattctATATTATGACAATTGTTTCATATTGTCATaggaaaaaaggtcaaaagcacaAGGAATAAGCgctcagaataaaaatccacacatactgtctcgtggtggatataggaagcttgaagaaaaaataatgaagcagaagtcagatagcagacttccactttctgagggttgtgaccctcctcctcctccttcaccacc
This genomic window contains:
- the LOC128194825 gene encoding uncharacterized protein LOC128194825 isoform X1, with the protein product MRCDPYQHADERTTDGLLRHPADSKQWKIIDQEFPQFGEECRNLRFGLATDGMNPFGNLSTNHSCWPVILIIYNLSPGLCMKRKYMMLSMLISGPKQPGNDIDVYLRPLVEDLKLLWVDGVEIFDAFASETFMMHAMLFCTINDFPAYGNLSGYSVKGHKACPICEENTAAQQLKHGRKTVYMRHRRFLQSNHPYRRLKKAFNGEQEKDNAPIPLTGLEVAEKVNKVHHIFGKTSKKSSVTTPWKKKSIFFDLPYWSKLDVRHCIDVMHVEKNVCDSLIGTLLNIQGKTKDGVNARLDLVDMKIREELAPREIGKRTYLPPACYTMSKQEKISFCLCLKSIKVPQGYSSNFKSLVSMQDLKLVGLKSHDCHVLMQQLLPVAIRGILPKKVRLTITRLCSFFSSICSKVIDPTKLDELQSEIIIILCQLEMFFPPSFFDIMVHLLVHLIREIKLCGPVYLRWMYPIERYMKILKGYVKNQYRPEGSMIERYIAEESIEFCSEYMTKANPIGVPRTSWLSRYSTSKSIRGVNVVTKSREELMQAHLYILNNTDEVIPFLEAHKAVVRNNYPRQSEKWQLMEHNRTFLYWFKSEVSKESWSSETLLWLANGLKFDVVCCTGYEINNCTFYTKTLDDKSTVQNSGVSLEAESLQFSTSKDQNPIVGSMRYYGRIEEIFEVDYTKFSVALFKCKWVDNKSGVKIDESGMTLVDFRKVGYRDEPFIMAYQASQVFYVKDPASDHWYVALQGKRQIEDKEENISNLHIADSHPFKTTINLDDDPLIDDIQAIREDHNEGIYI
- the LOC128194825 gene encoding uncharacterized protein LOC128194825 isoform X2 — protein: MIIYMAESPHSSGDEVPTTSRRTRGATRLRQLILRRNAGERTPIIIDVVTGVASGPNADVFRSYLGVLARDRISILTPSFDHVSEADRNLIWQDLLITFDMPNIESLRNKCLSAIAERFRGFKTKLTSRYIFGPKSNENPCSKYSAIDEATWRQFVELRSSEAWQEKRSKAQGISAQNKNPHILSRGGYRKLEEKIMKQKSDSRLPLSEGCDPPPPPSPPSRHEKWKLARIRPSGSYTSESAREISERIDSLVEQSSQGQFTQEGRQDILATAIGRPEHPGRVRGAGTGIGIRQFFGSSSRPYSYEKMKEEIRKEMTQEITKKVRAELYDEVADMVARQFQQHYEDYGNRPPPSPVAEHVVPPTGRSGKGSCSASGAPGDDMDETRPCQLFILSNTGTVLVARGTVYETTTFL